Proteins encoded by one window of Candidatus Limnocylindrales bacterium:
- a CDS encoding TatD family hydrolase produces MAGLVDTHCHLTDPKFADDQGAVIARALEAGLTHIVAVGGGGPVEASEQALELARKHPFVRSTAGMHPHDAKDFDAVTEARVAALLEAPECVAVGETGLDYYYNHSPADVQKDSLARHIALARRTGKPIVLHCRDAEADLRSVLSSEAPGGIRGVVHCFTGSYDDAVWYLDFGLVISFSGILTFPKSDAMRETASRLPLNRLMVETDSPYLAPAPHRGKRNEPAFVARVAERLAEIHRVSIEHVHDATGRNATALFDLK; encoded by the coding sequence ATGGCCGGCCTCGTCGATACGCACTGCCATCTGACCGATCCGAAGTTCGCCGACGATCAGGGCGCCGTGATCGCGCGCGCGCTCGAAGCCGGGCTCACGCACATCGTTGCCGTCGGCGGCGGCGGCCCGGTCGAAGCCAGCGAACAGGCGCTCGAGCTCGCACGGAAGCATCCGTTCGTGCGCTCGACCGCCGGAATGCATCCGCACGACGCGAAAGACTTCGACGCGGTGACCGAAGCGCGCGTCGCTGCGCTGCTCGAAGCGCCGGAATGCGTTGCCGTCGGCGAGACCGGGCTCGACTACTACTACAACCACAGTCCGGCCGACGTGCAGAAGGATTCGCTAGCGCGCCACATCGCGCTCGCGCGCCGCACCGGAAAGCCGATCGTGCTGCATTGCCGCGACGCGGAAGCCGATCTTCGGAGCGTGCTCTCGAGCGAAGCTCCCGGAGGCATTCGCGGCGTCGTGCACTGCTTTACCGGAAGCTACGACGATGCGGTCTGGTATCTCGACTTCGGCCTCGTCATCTCGTTTTCCGGAATCCTCACGTTTCCGAAATCCGACGCGATGCGCGAGACCGCATCGCGCCTTCCGCTCAACAGGCTGATGGTCGAAACGGACTCGCCGTACCTCGCGCCGGCGCCGCACCGCGGCAAGCGCAACGAGCCGGCATTCGTTGCGCGAGTCGCCGAGCGGCTGGCCGAAATTCATCGCGTGAGCATCGAGCACGTGCACGACGCGACCGGACGCAACGCGACAGCACTGTTCGATCTGAAATGA